A stretch of the Desulfomonile tiedjei genome encodes the following:
- the tolB gene encoding Tol-Pal system beta propeller repeat protein TolB codes for MALTCRIIRLSGWLCFFRVISILCLMILIERPVYCQIYVDIDKPKVAKMPVAVADLQSSQPGPLNGRHLAGIIKNDLYLTGLFQTVEPTSLPSGTPTGEPDFESWSQTGAQALITGFFQANGDQLVAEMRLYEVPMKKMLLGKRFTGRTGDHRQIMHKFADHVMAQLDKIPGCFSSRIAFVDASQSREIFSMDFDGHDLRQMTRTGALNLSPEWSPDRGSIVFTSYVNRNPDLWGLDLATLRSYPISARPGINASARYSPDGGRIALSLSAKGIPKIFTITPQGHIIKVLTNGRGNDISPTWSPDGSAIAYVSDHAGTPQIYVIPAEGGPPKRLTPAGSKYNTDPDWSPQGDLLAFTSRIDGRFQICTMRTDGTDFRVLTNKGANEDPAWSPDGRMITFTSNRDGKKLIYLMDARGEIQVPISPISGKTPAWSRNFR; via the coding sequence ATGGCGCTGACTTGCCGCATTATTCGCCTCTCTGGCTGGCTCTGTTTTTTCCGGGTTATTTCTATCCTTTGCCTGATGATCCTCATCGAACGCCCCGTGTACTGCCAGATATATGTGGATATCGACAAGCCGAAAGTCGCAAAGATGCCGGTCGCGGTCGCGGACCTGCAATCTTCGCAACCCGGACCTTTGAATGGTCGCCACCTGGCCGGGATCATCAAGAACGACCTGTATCTGACCGGATTGTTTCAGACGGTTGAACCTACTTCCCTGCCCTCCGGGACGCCCACTGGTGAGCCGGACTTCGAGTCCTGGTCCCAAACCGGAGCCCAAGCCCTCATAACCGGTTTCTTTCAAGCAAACGGCGACCAGCTTGTCGCAGAGATGAGGCTTTACGAAGTCCCCATGAAGAAGATGCTGCTGGGGAAAAGGTTCACCGGCCGAACCGGCGACCATCGGCAGATCATGCACAAGTTCGCGGACCATGTCATGGCTCAGCTCGACAAGATCCCGGGGTGCTTCTCTTCCAGGATCGCTTTTGTGGATGCCTCCCAGAGCAGAGAGATCTTTAGCATGGATTTCGATGGCCACGATCTTCGGCAAATGACGCGCACCGGTGCGCTGAACCTCTCCCCGGAATGGTCTCCGGATCGCGGCAGCATCGTTTTTACTTCGTACGTGAATCGAAACCCTGACCTGTGGGGTCTGGATTTGGCGACGTTGCGATCGTATCCAATATCGGCAAGGCCTGGAATTAACGCATCTGCGCGGTATTCTCCGGACGGAGGTCGTATTGCGTTATCGTTAAGTGCTAAAGGAATACCTAAGATATTTACAATAACACCGCAAGGTCACATAATAAAAGTGTTGACTAACGGTAGAGGGAATGATATCTCTCCCACATGGTCGCCAGACGGATCGGCCATTGCCTACGTTTCCGACCACGCCGGGACACCGCAAATTTACGTCATTCCGGCCGAAGGGGGTCCGCCCAAAAGACTCACTCCCGCCGGAAGCAAATACAACACCGATCCTGACTGGTCGCCCCAAGGCGATTTACTGGCTTTCACTTCAAGGATCGACGGGCGGTTTCAGATATGCACTATGAGGACCGATGGAACGGACTTCCGGGTTTTGACCAACAAAGGGGCCAACGAAGACCCGGCCTGGTCTCCCGATGGAAGGATGATCACCTTTACATCGAATCGGGACGGAAAGAAATTGATATACCTCATGGACGCCCGCGGAGAGATTCAAGTTCCCATTTCTCCCATTTCCGGAAAGACTCCTGCTTGGTCCCGGAACTTCAGATAA
- the tolQ gene encoding protein TolQ has protein sequence MPEAFATALPVHTMNDQGLWHIIMGAGWVVKGVMLLLLLFSVICWGIILTKAITLSRVRKDTQLFFDAFRESRKFSLLYAEAKQFTFSPLAQVFKAGYAELNRLSRLQAAGQKTADEASQEPEYERTGMDNVTRSLQQAVTAERTRLERGVSFLATTGSSAPFIGLFGTVWGIMESFRQIGVMKSASLAVVAPGIAEALIATAAGLAAAIPAVIFYNYFLSRINNISTEMDNFSSELINIIERIYLQRK, from the coding sequence ATGCCCGAGGCATTTGCCACGGCGTTGCCCGTACACACAATGAACGACCAAGGCCTATGGCACATAATCATGGGGGCCGGATGGGTAGTTAAGGGCGTCATGCTGCTTCTTCTGCTTTTTTCAGTCATTTGTTGGGGCATCATTCTCACCAAGGCCATCACCTTGTCACGCGTGCGCAAGGACACCCAGCTTTTTTTTGACGCCTTTCGTGAGTCCCGCAAATTCTCCCTTTTATACGCGGAGGCGAAGCAATTCACCTTCAGCCCGTTGGCCCAGGTTTTCAAGGCGGGGTACGCTGAACTGAACCGGCTGTCGAGGCTTCAGGCAGCAGGCCAAAAAACCGCGGACGAGGCATCCCAGGAGCCGGAATACGAACGAACCGGCATGGACAACGTCACGCGATCGCTCCAACAGGCTGTCACCGCGGAACGGACCCGTCTGGAAAGAGGGGTTAGTTTCCTGGCTACCACAGGTTCGTCAGCCCCGTTTATAGGGCTTTTCGGAACTGTGTGGGGCATCATGGAGTCTTTCAGGCAAATCGGAGTGATGAAAAGCGCCTCACTGGCCGTTGTGGCGCCGGGAATTGCAGAGGCCCTGATCGCGACCGCGGCCGGTTTGGCTGCAGCAATACCGGCCGTCATCTTCTACAATTACTTCTTGAGCCGGATCAACAACATTTCTACGGAAATGGACAACTTCTCGTCAGAGTTGATCAACATTATCGAGCGGATATACTTGCAGCGGAAGTAG
- the tolR gene encoding protein TolR encodes MAFSMNSNKKTAMSEINVTPLVDVMLVLLIIFMVTAPMMQEGVSVELPQAKGTPLPKEPNQKEMVISVSGPGNIYMNDVPVKEDQLRSRIVEATKEGATRDVYLRADQNVPYGTVVRIMAVLKEAGIPNLGVITSPQQERAPTR; translated from the coding sequence ATGGCCTTCAGCATGAACTCAAACAAAAAGACGGCAATGTCCGAGATCAACGTCACCCCTCTGGTTGACGTGATGCTTGTGCTGCTGATCATTTTCATGGTCACAGCGCCGATGATGCAGGAAGGCGTGTCCGTGGAACTTCCTCAGGCCAAAGGTACACCGCTGCCGAAAGAACCAAATCAGAAGGAAATGGTCATTTCGGTCTCCGGCCCGGGCAATATCTACATGAACGATGTCCCGGTGAAGGAAGACCAACTTCGGTCAAGAATCGTGGAGGCCACCAAAGAAGGCGCCACTCGCGACGTTTATCTTCGGGCTGACCAGAACGTTCCATACGGAACCGTCGTCCGAATAATGGCCGTGCTAAAGGAAGCAGGAATCCCGAACCTCGGCGTTATCACCAGTCCCCAACAGGAACGTGCTCCGACACGATGA
- a CDS encoding cell envelope integrity protein TolA: MIRVLSKSSYGASPRMLLFSAGLHAILLCAIILASFSMVRRPAPSEEVISRINLVDAAPGPAVVEQVEHGPIKAPAVLPREEPEPMAKEAPESVRQVVEHAAMTPSQNDAIPLRKRRKPAEQVEKPKKPEPKKPDATASNKKEDPQKYLENRLTALRDKLKDRKTAASPSPAVANDGQNPGRSGSNDGGNAAEENLRRWLEEVRNRINSRWSVFGDLRQVRRLTEVRVKVDDDGHLMDASVAASSGSQVFDQSALRAVFQADPFPAIPPDVSEKIRKAGGLALRFAPGGMQ; the protein is encoded by the coding sequence ATGATCCGCGTCCTTTCCAAATCCTCCTATGGCGCGTCTCCGCGGATGCTGCTGTTCTCAGCCGGCCTCCACGCCATTCTCCTGTGCGCCATAATTCTGGCATCATTTTCAATGGTTCGCCGGCCTGCTCCCAGCGAGGAAGTCATCAGTCGGATAAACCTTGTGGATGCTGCGCCGGGACCTGCTGTTGTGGAGCAGGTTGAACATGGCCCAATAAAGGCGCCTGCTGTCCTGCCCCGAGAAGAGCCGGAACCAATGGCCAAGGAAGCGCCGGAATCTGTCAGGCAGGTCGTGGAGCATGCAGCCATGACCCCTTCCCAGAATGACGCGATACCCTTGCGCAAGAGAAGGAAGCCCGCTGAGCAAGTGGAGAAGCCCAAGAAACCGGAACCTAAAAAACCGGACGCAACGGCCTCGAATAAGAAGGAAGATCCGCAGAAGTATCTGGAAAACAGGCTAACCGCGCTTCGTGATAAATTGAAAGATCGCAAGACGGCTGCATCTCCGTCTCCTGCAGTGGCAAATGACGGGCAAAATCCCGGAAGGTCCGGCTCCAATGATGGTGGAAACGCTGCCGAAGAGAACCTGCGCCGATGGCTCGAAGAGGTCCGCAATCGTATCAATTCCCGCTGGTCGGTTTTTGGAGACCTTCGTCAAGTTCGCAGGCTCACGGAAGTCCGTGTGAAGGTTGATGATGACGGACATCTGATGGATGCGTCCGTTGCCGCAAGCTCTGGAAGCCAGGTCTTTGACCAGTCAGCTCTCAGGGCGGTTTTTCAAGCTGACCCCTTTCCGGCCATTCCGCCCGATGTGAGCGAGAAGATTCGCAAAGCCGGCGGCCTCGCTCTAAGATTCGCACCAGGGGGAATGCAATAG
- the pal gene encoding peptidoglycan-associated lipoprotein Pal, with protein MFSRHTFRGLLIVCILCILASGCAPKIVKPGPGQGQPGPGWQPQHPVLEQQLQAVQANLKAVYFDYDKYTLSPEAQSALQYNAEILRSSPQVLLVSEGHCDERGTAEYNLALGDRRARAVVEFLVSLGIPANRFSTVSYGSEIPVDPGHNEAAWAKNRRVYLRVSK; from the coding sequence ATTTTTTCTCGCCACACATTCCGCGGACTGCTCATCGTATGCATTCTATGTATTCTGGCCTCAGGATGTGCGCCCAAAATCGTCAAGCCCGGCCCAGGCCAGGGCCAGCCCGGTCCCGGTTGGCAGCCCCAACATCCGGTATTGGAGCAACAACTCCAGGCTGTGCAGGCTAATCTCAAAGCCGTGTATTTTGATTACGACAAGTACACCCTTTCTCCCGAAGCCCAATCCGCGCTTCAATATAATGCCGAAATCCTGAGAAGCTCACCGCAGGTCTTGCTGGTGTCCGAAGGACATTGCGACGAGAGAGGGACCGCGGAATACAACCTCGCCCTGGGCGATCGTCGGGCCAGGGCTGTTGTGGAGTTCCTGGTTAGTCTGGGAATTCCCGCTAATAGGTTCTCTACGGTTTCGTACGGTTCGGAGATCCCGGTAGACCCCGGTCACAATGAGGCAGCGTGGGCAAAGAACCGGCGGGTATACCTGAGGGTTTCGAAGTAA
- a CDS encoding AAA family ATPase, with amino-acid sequence MGKTLAVAGKGGVGKTSFTALVIKALVERGKKPILAIDADSNSNLHEVLGIREPKSVGCVREETRKAGEDIPGGMTRDRFMEYQIQASLEETKDLDFLSMGRPEGPGCYCMANNILREIIQRLTSNYSFVVIDNEAGLEHLSRRTEEEVDHLFIISDPAPRSLRTIGRIVELIDELGGRVHNKHLVISRAQGALEDLPEMTQTEIQRLPYSPEAVIPYDDTLVNLDLQGVPLLQIPSEAPSYTAVKKLLQDLNILNGA; translated from the coding sequence ATGGGAAAAACATTGGCCGTTGCAGGCAAAGGCGGAGTCGGAAAGACTTCGTTTACCGCTCTGGTTATCAAGGCGTTGGTTGAAAGGGGCAAAAAGCCTATCTTAGCCATCGACGCCGATTCCAACTCCAACCTCCATGAAGTGCTCGGTATCAGGGAGCCCAAAAGCGTAGGTTGTGTGCGAGAAGAAACACGGAAGGCCGGGGAAGATATTCCCGGAGGCATGACACGGGATCGATTCATGGAGTACCAGATCCAGGCCTCATTGGAAGAAACCAAGGATCTTGACTTCCTTTCCATGGGACGCCCGGAAGGGCCTGGTTGCTACTGCATGGCCAATAACATCTTGCGCGAAATAATTCAGCGCCTTACCTCCAACTACAGTTTTGTGGTCATCGACAACGAAGCGGGTTTGGAGCATCTTTCCCGGAGAACCGAAGAAGAGGTCGACCATCTTTTTATCATTTCCGACCCCGCTCCCAGGAGCCTGAGGACCATCGGGCGCATAGTGGAATTGATAGATGAACTGGGAGGCCGGGTTCACAACAAACATCTGGTGATAAGCCGTGCTCAGGGAGCCCTTGAAGACCTTCCTGAAATGACTCAAACCGAGATCCAACGCCTGCCCTATTCTCCCGAGGCTGTTATTCCGTACGATGATACGCTGGTCAACCTGGATCTCCAGGGTGTCCCCCTGTTACAGATCCCTTCCGAGGCGCCTTCGTACACGGCCGTCAAGAAGCTGCTTCAGGATCTGAACATCTTGAACGGGGCGTAA
- a CDS encoding response regulator, translating into MSYRIVVADKDPRSRDEVARYLLAQDNEFINVSSSGELKQAIKSQKPDLIILNAVLEDAPGWRLVTKIKDSKEYANIPILLMTGDPGGPPPAQVHSTGADRYLSKPIDGTVLRRAVDSLLGISSSDVVEDADEEILIDFTDEDSGDMTEELLAMSNVAMQHDDGGTSVGDTVEIDTGTLVAELDHPGEAGEETYEDTVRLNLEDMGLEDELDEGNSFEPTIELISDIPAETPGVDEEALDLKPDSDETLPDFSTIDSQHASPEYAGKDSVTVDMDVDELGLELDSEEAEESLPTGQSVDLDDTEIGQILEVQEPSKVLTSEDLFLDDDSLVKDTSASTGTTTEVDVIDLEEDTELREIEIEELEPVHADEEAGLGLDLDESTDTMPVEDLEMEQLANEDLEDVTVGEVTLEEGPDLVLDVEPRLEAAEGEDELTLEETGPEEITTQEFFGEELPTEEFPTEKFPEDKTGEVGLEQEISLEDVAFEQELALEAQTAPEIPLEELTLDTASAEEILFEQTQEEEPMLEVTEDISFDEITLHEFPETPPEDEIAEPAPAPPREKPAVVPPLAFTPAAAAFENEPAVAVAPEKPWQPELAPAAPAPEAAPPTSRAFGPDIAEIVAAVTGSKVGEAMPTRAQFAESVDTVMKGEMPSKDELFEAYNKAVRPAVPSKEEVLETVVKGIAASIPSREEISSRIDQMIAAQLPSREAVAQKVDNAIKDALPSPEEVMARLDKVLQELPSAEEINTRFDGAMGALPTSEDLLERIETAFKSSVPEEDIRNRFQEAIATLPMLEAINERLDKIISPDLFNSKVGAALEALPTKEHIETRLESGFAAITSDMVLARLNQALEAFPSSDQVMDRLSQSLDAMPSADAVLSRVEQRMTSLMPTKDEITATVREVLAGKVEATFSAAEVEEALAKVLPTTDQILDVMRGALPERDRFQEILTQSLAQAIHESLPERVWLETVSRGLFDERTRGSLPKKEEVVDLLRHEIRGKLLEAVEKTVREQIEKISTDLSS; encoded by the coding sequence ATGTCCTACCGGATTGTCGTGGCCGATAAAGACCCTCGAAGCCGGGACGAAGTGGCGCGCTATCTCTTGGCTCAAGATAATGAATTTATAAACGTTTCCAGCTCAGGGGAGCTGAAACAGGCCATCAAAAGCCAAAAACCCGACCTTATAATCCTGAACGCAGTCCTTGAGGACGCTCCCGGGTGGCGGTTGGTAACCAAGATCAAGGATTCCAAAGAGTACGCCAATATCCCCATTCTGCTTATGACCGGAGACCCCGGCGGGCCTCCTCCCGCTCAGGTCCACAGCACGGGAGCTGACCGATATCTGAGCAAGCCCATTGATGGCACGGTCCTCAGGCGGGCCGTGGATTCCCTTTTGGGAATTTCCTCTTCCGATGTGGTCGAAGATGCTGACGAAGAAATATTAATTGATTTCACGGATGAAGACTCCGGCGATATGACCGAGGAGTTGCTGGCGATGTCCAATGTCGCCATGCAACACGATGACGGGGGCACCTCGGTGGGCGACACGGTGGAAATTGACACCGGAACCCTGGTGGCCGAACTGGATCATCCGGGAGAGGCAGGAGAGGAGACTTACGAAGACACTGTTCGACTCAACCTGGAAGACATGGGGTTGGAGGATGAGCTGGATGAAGGCAATTCATTCGAACCGACTATTGAGCTGATCTCGGACATCCCGGCAGAGACGCCTGGTGTGGATGAGGAAGCCCTCGATTTGAAGCCTGATTCTGACGAGACGCTACCTGACTTCTCCACAATCGACTCGCAACATGCGTCCCCGGAATATGCGGGCAAGGATTCCGTCACCGTTGATATGGATGTGGACGAACTTGGTCTGGAACTGGACTCCGAGGAAGCGGAGGAGAGCTTGCCCACGGGGCAGAGCGTAGATCTGGACGACACGGAGATCGGGCAGATTCTGGAGGTGCAGGAACCATCGAAAGTATTAACTTCCGAAGATCTTTTCCTCGACGACGACTCTCTGGTAAAGGACACTTCCGCTAGCACAGGGACAACAACCGAAGTCGATGTCATAGATTTGGAGGAAGATACTGAGCTTCGGGAAATTGAGATCGAGGAACTGGAACCCGTGCATGCGGATGAGGAAGCCGGGCTGGGGCTGGATCTCGATGAGAGCACTGATACCATGCCGGTCGAAGACCTGGAAATGGAGCAGTTGGCGAATGAAGATCTTGAGGACGTAACTGTTGGTGAAGTGACCCTCGAAGAAGGTCCGGACCTTGTCTTAGATGTGGAGCCCCGCCTTGAAGCGGCAGAGGGTGAAGATGAGTTGACCCTGGAGGAAACGGGCCCCGAAGAAATCACCACTCAGGAATTTTTCGGAGAAGAACTACCCACCGAGGAGTTTCCTACGGAAAAGTTCCCCGAGGACAAGACCGGTGAAGTGGGGCTGGAGCAGGAAATCTCGTTGGAAGACGTGGCCTTCGAGCAAGAACTGGCGCTTGAAGCACAAACGGCCCCGGAGATCCCTCTTGAGGAATTGACGCTGGACACGGCGTCAGCGGAGGAAATCCTCTTTGAACAAACTCAAGAAGAGGAACCTATGCTGGAGGTGACAGAAGATATTTCCTTCGACGAGATAACGCTTCACGAATTCCCCGAGACGCCTCCCGAGGATGAGATTGCGGAGCCGGCTCCAGCGCCGCCTAGGGAGAAACCCGCGGTCGTCCCGCCATTGGCCTTCACACCTGCTGCGGCTGCGTTTGAAAATGAACCAGCTGTGGCTGTTGCGCCGGAGAAGCCTTGGCAGCCGGAACTCGCGCCGGCGGCACCAGCGCCTGAGGCTGCGCCTCCGACTTCCCGCGCATTCGGACCGGACATTGCCGAAATCGTGGCCGCTGTTACCGGCTCCAAAGTTGGCGAAGCCATGCCCACAAGGGCTCAGTTTGCTGAATCGGTAGACACCGTGATGAAAGGCGAAATGCCCAGCAAGGACGAGCTTTTCGAGGCGTACAACAAGGCCGTAAGACCCGCTGTCCCCTCCAAAGAAGAGGTTTTGGAGACCGTTGTCAAGGGGATTGCAGCTTCAATCCCTAGCCGTGAGGAGATCTCCTCCAGGATAGACCAGATGATAGCGGCCCAGCTTCCTTCGCGAGAAGCAGTGGCTCAAAAGGTGGATAACGCGATCAAGGATGCCTTGCCTTCGCCGGAAGAAGTCATGGCGCGCTTGGACAAGGTATTGCAGGAGCTTCCTTCCGCTGAAGAAATCAACACGCGGTTCGACGGAGCCATGGGCGCGTTACCGACTTCAGAGGACCTGTTGGAACGCATCGAAACCGCGTTCAAGTCTTCCGTACCTGAGGAGGACATCCGGAATCGTTTTCAGGAAGCCATTGCCACACTCCCCATGCTTGAAGCAATCAACGAAAGGCTCGACAAAATCATATCTCCGGACCTGTTCAACTCGAAGGTTGGGGCAGCACTGGAGGCCTTGCCGACCAAAGAGCACATCGAAACGCGCCTGGAATCCGGATTCGCTGCGATCACGTCCGACATGGTGCTGGCCCGCCTGAATCAGGCCTTGGAGGCCTTTCCTTCATCTGATCAGGTGATGGACAGGCTCAGCCAATCTCTTGACGCAATGCCTTCCGCGGACGCTGTCCTATCCCGCGTGGAACAGCGGATGACCTCGTTGATGCCTACTAAGGACGAAATAACCGCAACCGTGCGCGAGGTACTTGCCGGTAAAGTTGAAGCGACTTTCTCAGCGGCTGAAGTCGAGGAAGCGCTGGCCAAGGTGCTTCCCACCACAGACCAGATTCTGGATGTAATGAGGGGCGCTTTGCCGGAGCGGGATCGCTTCCAGGAAATCCTCACTCAGAGCCTCGCTCAAGCGATTCACGAATCCTTGCCCGAACGCGTCTGGCTCGAAACCGTTTCCAGAGGACTTTTCGATGAGAGAACCCGCGGGTCCCTCCCAAAGAAGGAGGAAGTAGTGGATCTACTGAGGCATGAAATCCGCGGCAAACTCCTGGAGGCGGTGGAGAAAACCGTCCGAGAACAGATCGAAAAGATCAGCACGGACCTGTCTTCCTGA